A region of the Candidatus Finniella inopinata genome:
CAACGTCGTCAGGCAGAACAATCGTAGCTTTTTTATCCATTTTCAAGATTTTAGTTGCCGTGGGCAAAAGATCAGGCTCATAAAGCGAATCACCAATATTAACCCCTTGTGCTGCCAAGAATGTATTGGCCATGGCACCCCCAATAATCAGGATGTCTACCTTTTGGCACAAATTTTCTAGCAATTCCAACTTTGTAGAAACCTTTGACCCCCCGATAATGGCCATAAGGGGACGCCGCGGGTTGCCCAAACATTTCGTCAGATACCGGACTTCTCTCTCAAAGTGAAAGCCGGCCACACTGGGCAAATAGTGAGTGATGGCCTCTATGGAGGCGTGCGCACGGTGGGAACACGAGAATGCTTCGTTCACGTACAAATTAGCATGTTCTGCTAGCTGAGCCGCAAGGTACAGGTTGTTGTCTTCCTCACCCGGCGCAAACCTCACGTTTTCTAGTAACACAACAGTTTTAGGGGGTAACGTGGACAACGCGTCTTGGACCCTAAGTCCGGCGTAGTGGTTCACAAACTGGACCGAACAATCCAAAGCCTGTTCCAAAGGTTTTACCAGGCTTTTCAAAGAATACTTTAAATCCCACTCAGACTCGTTCCTGCTGGCCTTGGGCCTTCCAAAATGCGACAGCAGCATAACCTTAGCCTGATGTTCTAAAAGGTACGTTACGGTATTCCTAATGGCGACAAGGCGGCTTGTATCCGTGACCACCCCATCATGCATGGGCACGTTCAAATCAACCCTTACCAAAACAGTTTTGCCTGATAAGTCTTGATTTATAAGGGTAGGTAATGATGTCATGAAACCTTCATCAATATGTTGCTGGTTACTTGCGGCCGTGGAGGCATGGATGCACCCAAAAACCCCAAAAATCAAATAAATGATGATGCTCGTTCGCAATCTCATGGCACTTTAACCCTTTTAATAAAACAAATAAATTCCTTTTATTAAAATTTACCATGAAACTTGTTAACAAAAAGTGAAGCCCAATCTTGCTTTTTCTATTTTACTTCGAATTAGAAAAATGCTTTTTCAAAAATTTCTAAGATTGTAGCAAGCCCTACAGATCCGATAGGGAATTCGACTTTTGCGATGGGTGTGACACGATCTCCCTTTTCATTAATTTCAAACTCAACACCCCAAAGACCCAAAAGACTGGGGCCCGGAAAACCAAAGCGGTTATCGGTGATGGTGATCTGACGGTTCGTAGGGCCATAAGTGACAAAATAACGTTGGCTTGTAAACCAGGTAAAAATGGCGACGTCTGGATCCTTTAAAAAGTTATAAGACGGTATGTCCTTTGGCTTTTCAAATGTTGTCCATTCAATGGTTTTGGGGGCCCAGGTGGACAGAAACCCGATGCGCAAGGAATGATTATCCTCAACCACCAGCCGTCGCAGGAAAATTTGAAACATGGTTGTATAGGCTTTAACCGAAGGAATCGAAGAGTAGCTTTCAGTTGCCAACTGGGAACGGCATAGATCCTCTGCCTTTTCATTTTGGGCCAATCCTAAAAACAAATACCCTGTTGTCAATATCAACGCCAGCGCTGAACAGGTTGTGACAAGCAACCTTCTTAATGGAAAAAATAGGCCCACCAACACAGATGCTAACAACGTCAAAGAATAGACAGGGTCAATGATAGGAATGGCTGAAAGGGCGAAACGATGATTTGAAAAAGGAGCCAACAGTTGGGTTCCATATACGGTGAATAAATCCAGCAAAGGATGGGTTAAAAGCGCCCAAATCATTAAGCCTACCCAAGCAGACAAGGAATCGTCCTTGCCTTTTGCTTGGTACCATCGCCAAACTAAATACCCCAACACGGGCCCTAAGACAGGCCCAAACCACAGCGAATGCGTTACGCCTCTGTGGTACAAAATTTCCGCAAATGGATTGGAAGAAAATCTTACCAAAACGTCCAGGTCTGGAAGCATGCCTATAGCGGCACCCCAACCCAGCGCCCGCCGTCCTAAAGACTTTTGAAAGCCAACTTGGCCGACAGAGGCCCCTAAAATCCCCTGGGTTACAAGATCCATATTTTGTTACTCAAAAGATTATTCTGGTGAATTTGAATCCAAAACAACAGCTGTATCGACGGTTGCAATATCGTCATCAACGTCCTCGTCCTCGCCAACTGGGATGCAGCTGACAGCCACCACTTTTTCATCATCATCCACCCGGAAAATGATCACCCCTTGGGCTGACCGGCGGGTGATACGAACATCGTGAATCGGACACCGCATCAGGCGCCCTTGATCCGTTACCAGCAAAATCTGGTTATCCGGCATCACAGGGAACGAGGCTGCCACGCCGCCATTTCGCGCATTAACAGCAATGCTGGTGAACCCAGAGCTCCCTCGGTTGGTGGTTCGATACTCATAGGCCGAGCTTCGTTTACCAAACCCTTTCTCCGTAATCGTCAAAATGAATTGTTCTTGGGCAGCTAATTCTTGGAAGCGTTCCGGTGATATCTTGACATCCAGATTTTCTTCCTCACCCTCCTCAACAATGACTTCCTCTTCCGTTTGATTCGCCAACTGACGGGCCTTCGCGGCTTGCCTCAGGTAAGCCTGGCGTTCTTCAATATCCAATTTGCCTTGGTCTAAAATGGCCATGGAAATAACGTGATCATCCTTGCCCAGACGAATACCGCGCACACCATTGGAATCACGGCCTGCGAAAATGCGAATGTCTGTGACATTAAAGCGGTTGCAAATGCCCTTATAGGTGGACAGCATGACGTCGTCCGTCTCGTAGCAAAAGGCAACGGCGATCAACTTTTCAGTGTCGTCTAGCTTCATGGCCCTTTTCCCATTCGATGGGATATTGGCGAAATCTTCCAGCTTGTTTCGGCGGACATTACCAAGGGATGTGGCAAACATTAAGTACGGCTCTTGACCCTCAGCGGCCTCTTCCGATCTGACCAAAACGGTGGTGATCGTCTCGCCAGGCGCCAAAGGCAACAAGTTTATCATAGCGCGACCGCGGGCTGTTGGTGACGCTAAGGGAAGGCGATAAACCTTCATTTTGTAAACTTTGCCCAAACTGGAAAAGAACAAGACAGGATCGTGGGTGTTGGCCACAATCACGTCGCTGACGACATCTTCCTCTTTGGTGGTCATGCCCGATCGGCCCCTGCCCCCGCGTTTTTGCGAACGGTAAGTTGATAACGGAACACGCTTAATATACCCGCCCAAGCTGACGGTTATAACCATGTCTTCGCGTTGGATCAGGTCTTCCATCTCAACCGATGAATCGCCGTCCTCGATTTGGGTTCGACGCGGGGTCGCAAACTGGGCCTTAATTTCTAAAAGTTCAGCCACCAAAATATCCAAAACCCGCTGGCGCGAGGCTAAGATGGCTAAGTATTCCTGGATCTGGGCCACAATCTCGTGCAGGTCATTGCTGATTTTGTCCCGTTCCAGGCCTGTCAAGCGATGCAGACGCAAATCTAAGATGGCCTGGGCTTGGGTTTCCGTTAATTTGTATTGGCTTTGATCATCGGCATCTTCATCGACCAGATTGATAAGGGGGGCCACGACGCTGGCGTCCCATCCCTTGGCCATCAGCTCAATCTTGGCTTGCTGACGATCAACCGCAGCCCGAATCAAGGCGATAATCGGGTCAATGTTGGCAACGGCGACGGCGAATCCCAACAAGATGTGGGCTTTTTCACGGGCCTTGGCCAATTCAAAACGGGTCCGCCGGACGATGACTTCTTCGCGGAATTCTAAGAATGCCTTTAAAATACGAACCAAAGACAGTTGCTCAGGGCGACCATGAACCAACGCCAGCATGTTAAAGCTGATGCCGGTTTGCAGCTGGGTGTATCGGTAAAGCTGGTTCAAAACCACCTCGGCCACAGCATCGCGTTTCAGCTCTATAACAACACGAAGGCCGTCGCGGTCCGATTCGTCCCGAAGATCGCTGATCCCTTCGATGACTTTTTCTTTGACTTGTTCGGCTATTTTTTCAATCATTCGGGCTTTGTTCACCTGGAACGGCACTTCTGAAATGATGATGGCTTCCCGGTCATTTCGAATCGATTCGATCGACGTTTTGCCACGCACCGTAATGGTACCCCGCCCCGTGCGATAGGCTTCATGCAGGCCATAGCGGCCCATGATAATACCACCCGTTGGGAAATCGGGCCCGGGGACAATTTGCATCAGCTCTGGCAGTGACAAATCTGGGTTTTCCACAAGGGCGCAACAGGCGTCAATAACTTCACCCAAGTTGTGGGTTGGCACGGTTGTTGCCATTCCAACGGCAATACCGCTGGTTCCATTCACCAACAGGTTGGGAAAACGCGCGGGCAGAACCTTGGGTTCTTCCATTGTTTCGTCATAGTTCGATTGAAAATCAACGGTGTCTTTGTCGATGTCTTCTATAATGGTGTGGGCGGCTTTGCTTAGGCGCGCCTCGGTATATCGGGATGCCGCCGCTGGGTCACCATCCATCGATCCAAAGTTTCCCTGCCCGTCAATAAGGGGCAGCCTTAGGCTGAAATCTTGGGTTAGCCGCACCATGGCGTCATAAATAGCCATATCACCGTGGGGGTGATATTTACCCATGACGTCACCAACGACGCGTGCGGACTTGCGATATGGGCGGTTATAATCGTTCCCAGCTTCCTTCATGGCATACAGAATGCGACGGTGGACCGGTTTTAAACCGTCCCGCACATCAGGCAGGGCCCGTGATACGATAACGCTCATCGCATAATCAAGATAGGAGCGTTTCATCTCCTCTTCGATAGAAACCGGTTTGGTGTCGGTGGTCAGGGCACCAGAGCTTGTCATACGTATACCATTCAAAAGTTAAGTCTGAAAACAACCTCACCACCTTAGCACTTTCTTTGATTAAAGTGGATTTTTTTAACATGCTGTTAACCGTTTTTTAACTTTTTCTTCTTGATTTTTTGCCAGAAAAGACTATCTATAGTGGTAGAGATCTTTAAGGAGTAACGGACATGATTTCCCTTACAACTGCCCCCGAACTGCAATCGCAACTGCAACAGTGTCAGCAACAAAAAATGCAGCTGGAACATGACATGCAGAACAGCCCCAGGAAGCCCCGGGGAACTGTGGATTTTGACCTTTATCGTATGAAACGCGTCAAGACCGAACTGCAAGATCGCATAACTAAGCTTAACAGCGTGCTGCACCCTAATATTATCGCTTAGGTTTTGCTTGGCCCGAATGCTTGGTTTTCGTTATGACCAAGTATCGTTGACGCTTGTTGTGCCCGGAATGGTCTTGTCAGATCCGCTGAGCCAAGTCACAGATGTGCCGCTTTTTTTTATGTACTTATAAGCTATAGGAAAACTAGGATTGTTAAAGATCACTGTCTTAGTCCATGTAGGATAAGAGGTTGGAGACATAATCACGGCATTTGCTGTGTTCCAGCTCCCCAACTCGGTTGAACTGCCTATCACATAAACATTTTGCCCCCATGCGGTGTACGCTGAACCCACTCTAAAGCTAACGGTCGAAGAACCACCGCCTCCACCGCCACTATAAGAGTGGGCCTCAGAACCTCCAGTTCCGGTTGAAGAAATAGTCAGAGAAGTAGAAGTTCCCTCCTGTGCAGCAATAGTCCCATCTGAATTTATCACCGCAAATTTATAGGGAACGGTATATGGACTTACCGTGGAACCGGCTGGAAAGCTGATAGGGATAGTTCGCCATAAATTCGCCAGTGCCGGACTAGCCCCTTGATTCATCATGATATTCAAAAAGTCGGGGCGTATTGCCCCATTGCCCAACAATGGATGACTGCCAACAACACCCATTTGTTGCCCAAGGCTTGTAGTGGCATTATTCACTTGGAACACCACTGACCTCGCGCTCAGGCCTGTTGGGTATTGCAAGACAAAGAACTTGGCATTTCTAGAGGGCAATATTAAGGAGGATCCACCAGTAATAGAAACGAAGGCGGTTGAACTTTTCGTATACTTTATACCAGCATCCGACACGTCTTGATAATAGGAACCCCCGGCGTTGGTAGCACTGTTGTAGGTAGTGTCAGGTATATAAAGATTATTAGGCACATAAGCAGGCGAAGAAGGAGGAGGAATACTAAGGTCGTTTAGCGGAATGGTCCGTGACCTTCCCCCTTTATTAATCAACGCAAAGCCAAACTGGCGCGCAATCAAAAGAACATCGCTATTTAAAGCCACCATGTATTCGTGAGGAGCCATATTTGCATCCATCGCCTTTCTAAAGGCCAGCGCATTTTTTATGATATTTTTGCCTTTAGGATTAAACGAAACATCGTACACGTCTTTATCATCATCAAAACGTATGATTAAAGGCGACCCGTCCCGCCTTGATAACATATAGGCTATGGCCAGTTGAGAATCGATCATATTTGCCAGATCATTGCGATTAAAGGTACAGGCGGCACACGCATTCGGCAGGTTCGCTGGTGTATCCGTATGTGTGTGAACACTTTTGGGAGTTGTGTAAAATTTATGGAAACCTCCTGTGGAAATGTTCGGATAAAAGTCATGGCCGGCGGAAAGAGTAACGGCAGACTGCGTGTTTCCAAGGCTTGCGGGCGCAACAAGGGTTGAAACAGACGCATCATTAGCAAAGACATTACCCACCACATCTTGTAAAGCAAAGTCAAGCACTGGCATAATGGCGACATAGGGGCTAAGGGTCGGTACAGTCACATTGAAAGCCTCCCCATAGCCGTAATTAAAAGTCACCCCTGCGGTTCGGGCTTGCGATAAGATTGCATTCCAATCAGAAATCGGGATTTGTTTTAAACCATCGACACGAAGTCCGGCTACACTCAAATCTTTCAAAAGCTTTAGATAATTGACAATCATTTCCTGTACCTTTGTGTGGCCAGTATTTAAATCAGGACCAAATTTCCAAGTTGTTTGCGCTTGGCTAGGAATATCCCAGTTTGGTTCCCCTTGGTAGGCATTAAAAAATCCTGAGGGGAAGTTTATGGAAGAAAGCGTAGGTGTGGACCCTCCAGAGGGGATAGTCATAGGATGAAGGACACTGGGGTTCGTAATAGCAGAACTTTGAGAACCAGTCCCCGCTAGATCAAAAGACACCTGGTTGAACTGCACATCCATAATAATACCAAGGGCGTATCCCTGGGCCGCCGTTATCAGAGCCTTTAAGTCAGCCATAGTGCCATACCGGGGACTGCCCAAGTAATATCCGATGGCTGTCGTGCCATCTGTGGCCGTTGTTCCGTATTTCTTAGGGTCAGTACCCCCAGTTGCCTCTAATCCACTAGCAGTAGTTGCATAATTTGAGTCCAACACACAAATATAGTTTGAATAACCAAGAAACCAAACATCTGGATATTGTTTGTCCGAGGGACCAAGCTTTGGTTTCGTTCCATCCTGCGCAGGGGAACAATACTGAAAGGGCGGTAGTTGAATGTGCGTATATCCCTTGTTCGCAAGATCCTGAAGTTTAGCGCTGTTTAAGATGTCCGTCGAAGCCCCTGTAAACGTAGCACCCGCTGTTCC
Encoded here:
- a CDS encoding phosphoglycerate kinase, giving the protein MRLRTSIIIYLIFGVFGCIHASTAASNQQHIDEGFMTSLPTLINQDLSGKTVLVRVDLNVPMHDGVVTDTSRLVAIRNTVTYLLEHQAKVMLLSHFGRPKASRNESEWDLKYSLKSLVKPLEQALDCSVQFVNHYAGLRVQDALSTLPPKTVVLLENVRFAPGEEDNNLYLAAQLAEHANLYVNEAFSCSHRAHASIEAITHYLPSVAGFHFEREVRYLTKCLGNPRRPLMAIIGGSKVSTKLELLENLCQKVDILIIGGAMANTFLAAQGVNIGDSLYEPDLLPTATKILKMDKKATIVLPDDVVTAADLKDSKGTAQSVNSVVKGQKIFDIGPKTSEKIASVLKRAETIIWNGPVGAFEYPAFAQGTISVAKAMADCTGQALTVAGGGDTLSALKLANVTDKLNYVSTAGGAFLEWLEGKKLPGLEALEKAKQQALTI
- a CDS encoding metal-dependent hydrolase: MDLVTQGILGASVGQVGFQKSLGRRALGWGAAIGMLPDLDVLVRFSSNPFAEILYHRGVTHSLWFGPVLGPVLGYLVWRWYQAKGKDDSLSAWVGLMIWALLTHPLLDLFTVYGTQLLAPFSNHRFALSAIPIIDPVYSLTLLASVLVGLFFPLRRLLVTTCSALALILTTGYLFLGLAQNEKAEDLCRSQLATESYSSIPSVKAYTTMFQIFLRRLVVEDNHSLRIGFLSTWAPKTIEWTTFEKPKDIPSYNFLKDPDVAIFTWFTSQRYFVTYGPTNRQITITDNRFGFPGPSLLGLWGVEFEINEKGDRVTPIAKVEFPIGSVGLATILEIFEKAFF
- the gyrA gene encoding DNA gyrase subunit A translates to MTSSGALTTDTKPVSIEEEMKRSYLDYAMSVIVSRALPDVRDGLKPVHRRILYAMKEAGNDYNRPYRKSARVVGDVMGKYHPHGDMAIYDAMVRLTQDFSLRLPLIDGQGNFGSMDGDPAAASRYTEARLSKAAHTIIEDIDKDTVDFQSNYDETMEEPKVLPARFPNLLVNGTSGIAVGMATTVPTHNLGEVIDACCALVENPDLSLPELMQIVPGPDFPTGGIIMGRYGLHEAYRTGRGTITVRGKTSIESIRNDREAIIISEVPFQVNKARMIEKIAEQVKEKVIEGISDLRDESDRDGLRVVIELKRDAVAEVVLNQLYRYTQLQTGISFNMLALVHGRPEQLSLVRILKAFLEFREEVIVRRTRFELAKAREKAHILLGFAVAVANIDPIIALIRAAVDRQQAKIELMAKGWDASVVAPLINLVDEDADDQSQYKLTETQAQAILDLRLHRLTGLERDKISNDLHEIVAQIQEYLAILASRQRVLDILVAELLEIKAQFATPRRTQIEDGDSSVEMEDLIQREDMVITVSLGGYIKRVPLSTYRSQKRGGRGRSGMTTKEEDVVSDVIVANTHDPVLFFSSLGKVYKMKVYRLPLASPTARGRAMINLLPLAPGETITTVLVRSEEAAEGQEPYLMFATSLGNVRRNKLEDFANIPSNGKRAMKLDDTEKLIAVAFCYETDDVMLSTYKGICNRFNVTDIRIFAGRDSNGVRGIRLGKDDHVISMAILDQGKLDIEERQAYLRQAAKARQLANQTEEEVIVEEGEEENLDVKISPERFQELAAQEQFILTITEKGFGKRSSAYEYRTTNRGSSGFTSIAVNARNGGVAASFPVMPDNQILLVTDQGRLMRCPIHDVRITRRSAQGVIIFRVDDDEKVVAVSCIPVGEDEDVDDDIATVDTAVVLDSNSPE
- a CDS encoding carbohydrate-binding module family 20 domain-containing protein, coding for MSIKKFIGLFLSVGTCAYATGSNTLNGPTFLFSAANPRPAAIYHAFDMPIISSPGTAGATFTGASTDILNSAKLQDLANKGYTHIQLPPFQYCSPAQDGTKPKLGPSDKQYPDVWFLGYSNYICVLDSNYATTASGLEATGGTDPKKYGTTATDGTTAIGYYLGSPRYGTMADLKALITAAQGYALGIIMDVQFNQVSFDLAGTGSQSSAITNPSVLHPMTIPSGGSTPTLSSINFPSGFFNAYQGEPNWDIPSQAQTTWKFGPDLNTGHTKVQEMIVNYLKLLKDLSVAGLRVDGLKQIPISDWNAILSQARTAGVTFNYGYGEAFNVTVPTLSPYVAIMPVLDFALQDVVGNVFANDASVSTLVAPASLGNTQSAVTLSAGHDFYPNISTGGFHKFYTTPKSVHTHTDTPANLPNACAACTFNRNDLANMIDSQLAIAYMLSRRDGSPLIIRFDDDKDVYDVSFNPKGKNIIKNALAFRKAMDANMAPHEYMVALNSDVLLIARQFGFALINKGGRSRTIPLNDLSIPPPSSPAYVPNNLYIPDTTYNSATNAGGSYYQDVSDAGIKYTKSSTAFVSITGGSSLILPSRNAKFFVLQYPTGLSARSVVFQVNNATTSLGQQMGVVGSHPLLGNGAIRPDFLNIMMNQGASPALANLWRTIPISFPAGSTVSPYTVPYKFAVINSDGTIAAQEGTSTSLTISSTGTGGSEAHSYSGGGGGGSSTVSFRVGSAYTAWGQNVYVIGSSTELGSWNTANAVIMSPTSYPTWTKTVIFNNPSFPIAYKYIKKSGTSVTWLSGSDKTIPGTTSVNDTWS